From one Rosa rugosa chromosome 4, drRosRugo1.1, whole genome shotgun sequence genomic stretch:
- the LOC133742001 gene encoding phosphatidylinositol 4-phosphate 5-kinase 8 — protein MEDSESEKAFSNRDVYIGKFKGILPHGKGKYAWSDGTIYEGDWEEGKMTGKGQMIWTSGAKYVGDFSGGYLHGYGIFTGPDGSFYQGCWRMNIQHGIGKKQYSNSDIYEGSWKEGVHEGNGRYSWNSGNTYVGSWKGGKMCGRGVMKWDNGDLFNGFWLNGLRDGSGIYRFADGGYYFGTWSRGLKDGKGTFYPAGTKHPSLKKWCSSLGYYDDGKGLLSGSLLNSEEGKARPSVKRCLSEKTSGGGILRNSSRISHKCMSLDKNWTHLDPAKEFLMYGSSRTLSHNSEDGQHEAQDNNCLVYEREYMQGVLIKEKVKNNMEMSKKGKQRKVKEAKKSCIDFLRGNRSYYLMLNLQLGIRYTVGKITPVPVREVRSSDFGDRARIRMYFPRKGSQFTPPHYSIDFSWKDYCPMVFRNLREMFKLDAAEYMMSICGDDGLRELPSSGKSGSIFYLSHDDRFVIKTLKKTELKVLLRMLPSYYSHVGEHENTLITKFFGLHRITLKTRRKVRFVVMGNMFCTELRIHRRFDLKGSTLGRCTDPDKIKENTTLKDLDLPFEFHMDKLLREALFKQISLDCRFLESQHIIDYSLLLGLHFRAPENLKAFSQPPDTIQNHDSLPTGDGVTAGGLSIPPKGLVLVTHEPGSVSTAPGPHIRGSTLKAYSLGDKEVDLLLPGTGRLRVQLGVNMPAQANHKLPQDEADSTDVELFEFYDVVLYMGIIDILQEYNVKKKLEHTYKSLRFDPLTISAVEPTLYAKRFINFLEKVFPNIAI, from the exons ATGGAGGACAGTGAAAG TGAAAAAGCCTTCTCAAATAGGGACGTTTATATTGGAAAGTTTAAGGGAATTCTGCCACATGGTAAGGGTAAATATGCATGGTCTGATGGAACAATCTACGAGGGGGACTGGGAAGAAGGAAAAATGACAGGCAAAGGGCAGATGATTTGGACATCAGGAGCAAAATATGTTGGTGATTTCTCTGGCGGTTACCTTCATGGTTATGGCATCTTTACTGGACCTGATGGTTCTTTTTATCAGGGTTGTTGGAGGATGAATATTCAGCATGGAATTGGGAAAAAGCAGTATTCTAATTCAGATATTTATGAAGGATCATGGAAGGAAGGAGTACATGAAGGTAATGGTAGGTATTCCTGGAATAGTGGGAATACGTACGTAGGGAGTTGGAAAGGTGGGAAAATGTGTGGTAGAGGGGTCATGAAATGGGACAATGGGGATCTTTTCAACGGCTTCTGGTTAAATGGGTTAAGAGATGGGTCTGGAATTTATAGGTTTGCAGATGGGGGATACTATTTTGGAACATGGAGTCGGGGCCTAAAGGATGGAAAAGGCACATTCTATCCAGCTGGAACTAAACATCCCTCCTTAAAGAAGTGGTGCAGCTCTCTAGGTTATTATGATGATGGAAAAGGTTTGTTGTCTGGATCATTGTTAAATTCAGAAGAAGGAAAGGCTAGACCAAGTGTAAAGCGTTGTCTTTCTGAGAAAACCTCTGGTGGTGGAATTTTAAGAAATTCAAGTCGTATATCACACAAATGTATGTCGTTAGATAAAAACTGGACCCATTTGGATCCTGCTAAAGAATTTTTAATGTATGGCTCTTCACGTACATTGTCCCATAACTCCGAGGATGGTCAACATGAGGCGCAAGATAACAATTGTTTAGTCTATGAGCGAGAATACATGCAAGGGGTGTTGATCAAAGAAAAAGTTAAGAATAATATGGAGATGTCAAAGAAAGGTAAACAACGAAAAGTGAAGGAGGCAAAGAAGTCCTGCATTGACTTTTTGAGAGGCAACAGGAGCTATTATTTAATGCTAAATCTGCAACTTGGTATCAG ATACACTGTTGGGAAGATCACACCAGTTCCTGTACGTGAAGTTCGATCTTCTGATTTTGGAGATCGAGCAAGAATAAGGATGTATTTTCCTAGAAAGGGTTCTCAGTTTACACCTCCACATTATTCAATTGATTTTTCTTGGAAAGACTATTGCCCTATGGTCTTCAG GAATTTAAGGGAGATGTTCAAATTAGATGCAGCAGAGTACATGATGTCCATTTGTGGTGATGATGGCTTAAGAGAGCTCCCTTCTTCAGGGAAAAGTGGCAGTATCTTCTATCTTTCTCATGATGATAGATTTGTGATTAAGACTTTAAAGAAAACTGAACTGAAG GTTCTGCTCAGGATGCTGCCTAGCTATTATTCCCATGTAGGAGAACATGAAAACACTCTCATAACAAAGTTTTTTGGGCTCCACAGGATAACATTAAAAACTCGAAGAAAG GTACGCTTTGTGGTCATGGGGAATATGTTTTGCACTGAATTACGAATTCATCGCCGTTTTGATTTGAAGGGTTCAACTCTTGGAAGATGCACGGATCCAGATAAGATAAAAGAAAATACCACACTGAAAGATCTTGATCTGCCATTTGAATTTCATATGGACAAATTATTGCGAGAGGCCCTTTTTAA ACAAATATCACTGGACTGCAGGTTCTTAGAATCTCAGCATATAATTGATTATAGCCTTCTTTTGGGACTACATTTTAGAGCTCCTGAGAATCTCAAGGCATTTTCACAACCTCCTGATACAATTCAAAATCATGATAGTTTACCTACAGGTGATG GTGTGACTGCAGGAGGGCTTTCGATTCCTCCTAAAGGTCTTGTACTGGTAACCCATGAACCTGGCTCTGTGAGTACTGCTCCTGGTCCTCATATCAGAGGAAGTACGTTGAAAGCATATTCTCTTGGTGACAAAGAAGTTGATCTTTTACTGCCTGGTACTGGAAG GTTAAGAGTGCAATTGGGAGTAAACATGCCAGCTCAGGCCAATCATAAGCTTCCACAGGATGAGGCTGATTCAACAGACGTAGAACTGTTTGAATTTTATGATGTGGTCCTGTATATGGGCATAATTGATATATTGCAGGAATACAATGTGAAAAAGAAACTTGAGCACACATACAAATCATTGCGGTTTGATCCTCTAACCATTTCTGCTGTTGAACCCACGCTGTATGCTAAACGTTTCATCAATTTCTTGGAGAAAGTTTTCCCTAACATAGCAATATAG